The genomic DNA TCCTGCGCGAGGTCCTGACCATGGCCGAGCGGGCCGGGAACCGCATCGTCCACGCTGACCTGACCGTCATCGCCCAGGTCCCGCGCCTGGCCCCGCACGCTCCCCAAATCGCCAAGAACCTCGCCAGGCTCCTCGGGCTGGAGCCCCATCAGGTCAACTTCAAGGCCACCACCGAGGAAAAGCTCGGCTTCACCGGCGAGAAAAAAGGCATCAAGGCCGTGGCGACCGTCACCGCCCTGAGGGAGATGTAACCGTGTCCGGCCTGACGAAGTTCCTCGCCTCCTTCGCCATCTTCGCGACCATCTGCTTTTTCGGGCTGAAATGGTACGTCAACTCCGAGGTGGACAAGGAGCTGACGCGCACCGTGGCCGAGACGCCCGGCCTGGCCCTGTCCTATTCCGACCTGTCCGTGGACATCACGAACCACGCGGTGATCCTGGAGGGAGTGGACGCCCTGTTCCCCTCTGGACAGCATCTCCAGGCCGACTCCGTGCGCATCTCCGCCTTTGACCGGGACAACCCCATTCCCCATTACGCGACCATCTCGGCCAAGGGGCTGACCATTCCCGCGACCCCGCAAAATTTCGGCGAATGGGCCGGGTACATCAAGAGCCTCGGCATTGAGGCCCTGTCCGGAACCGGGGCTCTCGACTACGCCTTCGCCCCCGAGACAGGCATCCTGAAACTCAAGGAACTGTCCCTGGACGACCCCAAGCTCGGCTCGCTGAGCCTGACCGGAGCCCTGGACAACATCAACCTCGCGGGTTTCCGGCCGGAACAAAGCTTCGCGCTGGGCATCCGCACGGCAGTGCTCCATTTCCGGAACCGTGAATTCATGCGGCTGATCGGCTCGGACTGGTCCAGAAAAACAGGCATGTCCGAGGCCGTCACCCTGAGCCACATCAACGCGGAACTCGACGGGCTGGCCGCCTACGCCGAGACCCAAGGCAACGAACCGGCCCGCGAATTCATGCTCGGCCTGAAACGGTTCCTGAACGACCCCGGCACCCTGACCATGTCCGCCAATCCGGCGGAATCCGTGCCCGTGCTCTATTTCTTCATGGGGCGCGACATGTTCGAGAATCTCGACCTGCTGAACGTCCACGTGGAAACCGGCCCTGCCGACGGAATCTGATCGAAGTCGAAATATTCCAATGAAATAAAAATGGAGTAATCCAATGAGAATCTACAACACCCTCAAGCGGCGGAAGGAAGAATTCACCCCGGCCAACAACAACGACGTCAACATGTACGTCTGCGGCATCACGGCCTACGATTTCTGTCACATCGGACACGCCCGCTCCAGCGTGGTCTTCGACGTGCTCTACCGCTACCTCAAGCACGAGGGATACAACGTCAACTTCATCCGCAACTTCACGGATATCGACGACAAGATCATCAATCGCGCCAACGAGGTGGGCAAGCGGGCCGATGAGATCGCCGAGCGGTTCATCAACGAGTTCTACGTGGACATGGACAGGCTGAACATCCTCCGGCCCACGGTGGAGCCCAAGTGCACCGAGCACATCCCCGAAATGATCGCGCTGACCCAGCGGCTCATCGACAAGGGCCACGCCTACGCCACCGAGTCCGGCGACGTGTATTTCAAGGTCCGCTCCTTTGACGGCTACGGCAAGCTGTCCGGCCGGAACATCGACGAGCTTGAATCCGGCGCGCGCATAGCTCCCGGCGAGCAGAAAGAGGACCCGCTCGACTTCGCCCTGTGGAAAGGCGCCAAGCCCGGCGAACCGTCCTGGGAATCACCCTGGGGCAAGGGCCGTCCCGGCTGGCACCTCGAATGCTCGGCCATGTCCGAAAAATATTCCTCCCTGCCGCTGGATATCCACGGCGGCGGACAGGACCTCTCCTTCCCCCACCACGAGAACGAGGTCGCCCAGTCCGAGGCCGCCACGGGCAAACCGTTCGCCAACTACTGGGTGCACAACGGCTTCGTCCAGATCAACTCCGAGAAGATGTCCAAATCCCTGGGCAACTTCTTCACCATCCGGGACATCCTGGCCAAGTTCCTGCCCGAGACCCTGCGCTACTTCTTGCTGACCATGCACTACCGCAGCCCGCTGGACTTCTCCTTCGACGCCCTTGAAGAAGCGGAAAAGGGCCTCAAGCGCATCTACTCCGCCCTGCGCCAGATCGACGCCGAGCTGGCCAAGGAAAAGTGGAAGAAATCGCCGTTCCCCGAGGAACTGACCAGCGAACTCGACACCCTCGAAAAGAGCTTCGCCGAGGCCATGGCCGACGACCTCAACACCGCCGGAGCGCTGGGCCACGTCTTCTCCGCCATCCGCCTGGCCGGGCGCGTGGCCGAGGACAAGAACCTCCGCAAGTCCGAAGGCGGCCGCGACCTCTTCGCCCGCATCAAGCGGGACATGGCCGAGTGGGCCGAGGTTCTCGGCATCTTCGAGCGCGATCCTGCCGAGTTCCTCCTTGAGCTGCGCGACTGCCGCGCCGCCCGCGCCGGCATCGATCCGGCCAAGGTCCAGGAACTCCTCGACGCCCGCGCCCAGGCCCGCAAGGACAAGGACTTCGACAAGTCCGACGCCATCCGCGACGAGCTCGCCGCCATGCAGGTGGAAGTTCACGACACCCCCCAGGGCGCGACCTGGGACGTCCTCTAACCAATCAGCAAGGGCCGGGAACAGGGCGAACAACCTCCCTTTCCCGGCCCTTATCCGCCTCTCCCAAGGCTCGCGGCCCCTCCGGCAAACCGAGCTTCGCCCCCCTGTTTCTTGACCGGATGAACGCTTTCCCCTACATGGAGACATGTTCGCTTCATCACCCTTTCGACGGATAATCCCGGCCGTGCTCGCGGCCGTACTCCTGCTCCCGGCACTGGCCTTTGCCCACCCCCACGCCTTTGTGGCGGCCGACGTCACCTTTGTTTTCGACGAGGAAGGACTGGCGGGCATTCACCAGCGGTGGGACATGGACGAAATGCTGACCGCCAGTATCCTCGACCTCATACAAAAATATGACGGTGGCCCGCTCACGCCCGCCGAAGCCAAGGCCGTTGAGAGCGAGAGCTTCAAGCTCATCAAGGAATACGACTACTTCACGCACATCCGCATCGACGGCAAGCCGTTCCGGGCGCAATGGGCCACCGACTTCAGGGTGGAGCTCAACGACCGCAAGATGGTCTGGCACTTCACCATTCCGTGCCACGTCAAGGCGGCCGACCGCAATCGGGAGATCGTGGTCGGCGTGTTCGACGAATCCTTCTACACCTTCGTCACCTACGCCTCCGAAAACGGGCCGACCATAGACCCCACGGCCGACCCCCTGTATCTCAACGCCGACGCCCCGGCCTCGCCGGACGACTTCCAGCGGTTCTCCAGCCACGTCAAGCTCGGCAGCTTTTCGGGAAAAATCCGGACGGACGGCCCCACAGACCTATTCGAGCTGAACACGGATGTCCGCACCATGCCGTCCATGGCCTACTATTATGAACAAATCGTTCCCGAAGCGCTCATCGTGAATTTCCGGAGGCCGTGATCCGTTCCCCCGCATTCCCCGTCCTGCTTCTCGGGCTGGTCCTCGCCTGCCTGATGCTCGCCTGTTCGGTCCCCGTTGGCATGGCCAAGGCCGGGCTTGCCGCGCCAAACCCCTTCACATCCTCGGCCGGCGCCCAAAAACACGACACGTCCGAAAGCGGCCTGCTTTCGCCCCTTGCCCCTGTCATGGCAAAAATAGCGACCTGGCAGAACACCCTGCGCCAGGGCATGAGCCAATCCGCCGAGTCCATCCGCGAAAATCCCCTGGGCAAGGCGTTCTGGGTCTTCATGGCGCTGGCCTTCGCCTATGGCGTGGCGCACGCACTGGGCCCCGGACACGGCAAGGTCCTGGCCGCCTCATACTTCCTCTATCGGGACGCGCCGCCCCGGCAGGCGTTGATCTACGCCTATCTGTCCATGCCCCTGCATGTGCTCTCGGCCACGGTCCTGGTCCTGGGCGGGAAATACCTGTTCAAGATGTCGGCCTCGCGGGCCGTGGACGACATGGGCCAAATCCTGCAAAACGTCAGCTACGGATTGCTTGCGATCATGGGACTGTGCATGTTGGCCGGTGTCCTTTGGAACTGCCGCAAACCCGATCGGGAACCCGCCCCCCGACCCACAAGCTCGAATTCCCCGAAAAGCCTCGTCGGCCTGGCCCTGGCCACGGGCCTCGTCCCATGCCCCGGCGCCGCGCTGGTGCTCATTTTCAGCATAGCCCTCGGCATCACCCCCGCCGGAGTCGCCGCCATGGTCGCCATCGCCCTCGGCATGGGCCTCTCCCTGGCCACAGTCTCCCTGCTGACCATAAAATTCCGAGACACCGCGCTCGCCCTCATGCAAAACAGCTCGCCGCTGCTGCGGACCGGACAATGCATCCTCTCCCTGGCCGGAGCGCTCATTGTCTTCGCCACCGGCAGCCTGCTCCTTCTCGGCTCCCTGCTCGATCTCGCCTGACAGCCTCTTCCGTGATTGCGCGCCTCCGGCGGGGGGGGGGGGGGGGGGGGGGCGGGCGGGGGACGGGGAGGAAAAACCCTTTGAAAAGGGTTCTTTCCTCCCCTTCCCCCCCGGACCCCCAACCCCTCCTTTTCCTAAACTCTTTATAGCCGCTTCGCGGTTCGCGCACGCCATAGGAAAAGGGTTCTTTACGAAGAATTAGGAATGGAAGGAAAGACACGCCGTCCGCACTTGCCGAAAGCGCGCTAAAAAGCTTTGAAGGGGAGTCCAGAGGGGAAACTTTCTCGAAAGTTTCCCCTCTGGCCGCCGGAGGCATCACACCACCCGGAAGGACCAGAAAAACCGCTCGCCGCCCGCCGCGGGGTAGCTCGCCGCATCGCCGAGCTGCCAGCCTTCGGGAATGGCCGTTTCGGCCGGGGGCGGGTCATTGGAGAGAATCACGGCCACACCAGCGCGTTCGCCGTCGCGGCGAAGCATGGGCCGGATGAAATCGAGGAGTTTTTCCCAGGGCATGAAGGCGCGGCTGAGAATGAGGTCGGCGGTCGCCTGGTGGCCGGATTTGGAAAGCCGGTCCAGCGCGTCTTCGGCCCGGCCAGCGAAAACATTGGTGCCGGGCAGCTTGAGCCGTCCCAGAACGCTTTTCATGAAAGTGGCCCGTTTTTCGCGCACCTCAACCAGCCAGTACTCGCCCTCCTGCCAGAGGACGCGCAAGGGGATGCCGGGCAATCCGGCTCCGGCCCCGAAATCCAGACAAAGCGGGCGTTCGGGAAGCCGCAATCCGGCCGTGAAATCGGCCAGGAACAGGGAGTCCACCACCAGTCTGTCGAAGACGGTCTGCCAGTCGGACGGTCCCACGAGATTCATCTTGCGGTTCCATTTGATGAGTTGATCCAGGTAGGCGGCAAGCTGCTCGGCCTGGGCCGTGGTCACGGAGCGGCCCAACTTGCGGGCGGCGGCCAGCACGGCCTCGGGAGTGGGACGGGTATCGGGCATGGGCAGGAGATACTTTTTTTCCCGAAAACAATCCAGCCCCTCAAACAGGAAGGCCGCTCGGGGGAGAGCGGCCTTCTCGGAGGATGTAGGGTGTGACGTTCGGACGGCAATGGCGACCGCCCTTTGGTAGAGAATGTGTCATGCGCGGCGGGGGAGGTCATGCCCCGCTCACGCCTTCCTTCTACCTGAGGGCAAGCTCGAAAACATTGACCTGGATCAACAATCCGAACTTTTTTTGGCAAAACGACAGGGCAGGCAAGGATAGCTCCCGCCGGATGCCGCGCCTATTCGTCGATGGGACGGGTGTAGTCGCACCCTTTTTTCGGGCAGGCGATGTGCTCGCCCTTGTCCTTGGAACTCTTGCGCACCAGGATGGGATGATCGCATTTGGGGCACGGCTCGTTGATGGGCCAGTTCCAAACCGCGTAATCGCACTTGGGGTACTCCGAGCAGGAGTAGAATATCTTGCCCCGACGCGAGGACTTTTCCACCAGCTCGCCCGAGCAGCCTTCACGCGGGCACGGGACGCCCGTGGAAAACGGCGCAGCGTAGGTGCAGTCCGGATAGTTGGAGCAGGCGATGAACCTGGAGCCGGTGCGCGCCTTCTTGAGCAGCAGCTCGCCGCCGCAATCGGGGCAGACGCCGACCACCTCGGGCTTTTCGGACTCCACCACCTTGATGTTGCCATCTTCGTCTCGGGTGAAATTGACGATGGACTTGCAGTCCGGATAGCCGGTGCAGCCCAGAAACTCGCCGCGCCGGGACTGCTTGATGGCCATGGGGCGGCCGCACTTCTCGCAGGTCACTCCAGTGTCCTCGGGCTTTTCGCGCTCCACCACCTGAATGTTGCCTTCTTCGTCGCGGGTGAAGTTCTTGATGGTCCGGCAGGCCGGGAAGCCGGTGCAACCCAGGAATTCGCCTGTCTTGCCGAACTTGATGGCCATGGGCTTGCCGCAATTCTCGCAGACGACGTCCGTGACCTGCTGGGAGCGTCCCATCTCGGTGCGGGCCTTCTCAAGAGTGGGATAGAAATCGTTGCCGAAATTCCGGAGCAGCTCCTCCCAGTTCTTCTTGCCGTCGGCCACGTCGTCGAGCAGGGACTCCATCTGGGCGGTGAAGCTCACGTCCATGAGAGCCTGGAAATGCTCGGAGAGCTGGTCGGACACGGTAAAGCCCAATTCGGTGGGCACGAACCGTTTCTCCTCCAGCTTGGCATACTCGCGCTCAAGCAGGGTGGAAATAATGGCCGCATAGGTGGACGGCCGCCCGATGCCCAGCTCCTCCAGGGTCTTGACCAAGGATGCTTCCGAATAGCGGGCCGGGGGCTGAGTGAACTTCTGTTCCTTTTTCAGCTCGTTGAGCTTGAGGGTCTCGCCCTCGTGCAGCTTGGGCAGCTCCACGTCCTCATCGGTCTTGGCCTTGTCCATGGCGGCCAGGAAACCGGCGAAGAGCAGCCGCTCGCCCTTGGCGCGCCACACGGTCTGCGGGGCCGAAACGAGCACGGTGGTATCCCAGAAGGTGGCCGCTGCCATCTGCGAGGCCACGAACCGCTGCCAGACGAGCCGATAGAGCTTGTACTGCTCGGATGGCAGATAGCTCTTCACGCTCTCGGGCGTAATGGTCACGTCAACGGGCCGGATGGCTTCGTGCGCGTCCTGCGCGCCGCCCTTGGTCTTGAAATTTCGGGTCTTCGGCGGATAGTAGTCCGCGCCGAACTGCTCGATAATCAGTTCCTTCGTGGCCTCCTGCGCCTCTTGGGCGATACGCACGGAGTCGGTACGCATGTAGGTGATGAGCGCGGTGGTGCCGCGCGCGCCGAGTTCGACGCCTTCGTAGAGCCGCTGGGCGATGGACATGGTCCGCTTGGCGGAGTAGCCCATGCGCCGGTTGGCGTCCTGTTGCAGAGTGGAGGTGATGTACGGCGGCAGGGGCTGGCGCTTGCGCTGCTTCTCCTGCACGGAGTCCACAAGGAACTCGCCCTTTTCCAACTGCTCCTGCAAAGTCTCCGCCTGGTCCGCGTTGGACACGTGATTGACGCCCGGCTTGACCGCCTTGCCTTCGAGCTTGTGCAGATCCATCCAGAACGGCGGCGGATTCTCGCCTTCGAGAAAAACCTTGAAGGGCCAGTACTCGTCGGCCTTGAAGGCGCGCCGCTCCTTCTCGCGCTCCACCAGAATCTTAAGGGCCACGGACTGCACGCGCCCGGCCGAGATGCCGCGCTTCACATTCTTCCACAGGATGGGGGAAATCTTGTAGCCCACCAGCCGATCCAGGATGCGCCGGGCCTGCTGGGAGTCGAAGAGATTCTCGTTGAGCTCCTGGGCGTGTTCAAGGGCGTCCTTGACAGCCCGGGACGTGATTTCGTTGAACTGAATCCGGCGGATGTTGTCATTGACCGGCTTGAGCAGTTCGGCCACATGCCAGGCGATTGCCTCTCCCTCGCGGTCCGGGTCAGGCGCGAGATAGACGGTGTCCGCCTTCTTGGCCGAGGCTCGCAGCCGTTTCACCACGTCCTCCTTGCCCTGGATGATCTCATAATGCGGGGCGAAGTTGTTTTCCTCGTCCACGCCCAGATCGCGTGTGGGCAGGTCTCGCACGTGGCCCACAGAGGCATCCACAATGTAATCCTTGCCCAGGAATTTGGAGATAGTCTTCACCTTGGCGGGGGACTCGACGATAATCAGGTCTTTCGGCATGTTGCGGCTCTCATATCAGACTGTGGAAAAATGCGCGATTGCGCTCCCGCATCCGCGCCCTCTTCGACAGGCTGCAAGATTGTGTGTCCGGTTCGTGTTGCCGGATTCGGGGCTCGGCCTTTCCGAGAACCATTCCCGGTAGACTGAGGGGGGTCTATGCCCGGTTTTTCGCCAATTCGTCAAGCCTCTATATATAGATAATGGGTGAAACGCACTTTTTCCTTTATTGAGCAGCCTGCCATTCCGCCTCGCCTTGTCGCTGCTTTTTCATACACAGGCAACATTCCGTCACTCGTTCGTAAGGCTTCCGACGAATGCGGCGCGTATGTTCTTCGAAACATATAACGCACTTGCATTCAAGGAGAAAAGAATGTCTTCCGAACACCTCAATCGTCGTGATTTCCTGAAAATCGGCGCCCTGGCCGGTGCAGCCGCCGCCGTCTCAGCCGTGCCCGTCCGCGCCATGGCCGCCCCGGCTGTCCGCACCCTTGAAGAGTGCATGTCCATGACCCCCGAAGCCATGGCCGACGCCTCCGGTCCGGTCTCCGCCTCCTGGCGGTCCATCCTGAAGGCCGCCGCCGCGATCCGCAACCCGGCCATCCGCGCAAGCGTCGAGCAGATCCTGAACAACCCCACGCCCTCCGTCATCAAGGGCATGAGCGGCTCCAACAAAAAGGCCATCTACAAGGAACTTTCCGCCAAGGGACTCATCGAGGGCGTATCCGAAGCCGATTTTCTGCCCCCGGCGGCCAGCGCCGACGCTTCTCCCCAGCCCTTCCGCTCCGCTCCCGGCAGCGGCTACCAGAGCCATCACGCCTACCCGGGCGGACTGTGTACCCACACCGGCCTGAACACCCGCGTGTCCATCGCCCTGTATGACGGCTACCGCGAAGTCTACGACTACATGCTCGACCGCGACGTGGTCATCGCCGCGCAGCTTCTTCACGACCTGCACAAGCCGTGGGTCTTCCAGTGGGACGCCAACGGCGAGTCCCGCACCGAGCGCAAGCTGGCCGGAACCGGCGAGCACCACACCCTGGGCGTGGCCGAGTCCATCGCCCGCAGGCTCCCCGCCGACGTCATCGTCGCCCAGGCCTGCGCCCACAACCATCCGCGCACCGAAAAGGACGAGGCCCAGGTCGTTGGCTGGCTGACCGCCGCTTCGGTCATCGCTGGCGTCGACCCCGTCGCCTACGGTCTGCTCGCCAAGGGCGGCAAGACCCTGCCCATGCCCCGCCGCCAGGAGGGATTCGTCACCCACCTCGGCGACCACGACTGGGTTCTCACCGTGCCCGCGTGCCAGTGGATTCTCCCGACCATGGAGAAAGTGGCCATGCGCGACTACGGCATTTCCAAAAGCGACCTCAAGGCCAAACCGTTCAACCAGTTCCGCAACTACGTCTTCTCCCAGGCGACCATCATGTCCCTGTACGAGACTTACGCCGCCAAGGGCGAAGCGGAACTCGTCCGCACCATCCATTCCATAGTCACCCCCGCCTAAGGCGGTCACACCCCGCCCGGACGCATCCCGCAGCGTCCGGGCGGCCTCCTTGGCCCGATGCAAGGTGAACGCCCCGACCAAAATTTTTTCCCCCCTCCGGCCGGCCCCATCCCTTTTTCCCTGATTTCGCACGGCCGCCCCGCCTACGCGGCAGTCCGCGCCGTCTCTGCAATCCCGGACCGAAACCGTAAACTCGGCGGTTTTTATAAAAATCAGACCGCGCAGGGCGAAGAATGTTCG from Pseudodesulfovibrio thermohalotolerans includes the following:
- the cysS gene encoding cysteine--tRNA ligase; its protein translation is MRIYNTLKRRKEEFTPANNNDVNMYVCGITAYDFCHIGHARSSVVFDVLYRYLKHEGYNVNFIRNFTDIDDKIINRANEVGKRADEIAERFINEFYVDMDRLNILRPTVEPKCTEHIPEMIALTQRLIDKGHAYATESGDVYFKVRSFDGYGKLSGRNIDELESGARIAPGEQKEDPLDFALWKGAKPGEPSWESPWGKGRPGWHLECSAMSEKYSSLPLDIHGGGQDLSFPHHENEVAQSEAATGKPFANYWVHNGFVQINSEKMSKSLGNFFTIRDILAKFLPETLRYFLLTMHYRSPLDFSFDALEEAEKGLKRIYSALRQIDAELAKEKWKKSPFPEELTSELDTLEKSFAEAMADDLNTAGALGHVFSAIRLAGRVAEDKNLRKSEGGRDLFARIKRDMAEWAEVLGIFERDPAEFLLELRDCRAARAGIDPAKVQELLDARAQARKDKDFDKSDAIRDELAAMQVEVHDTPQGATWDVL
- the topA gene encoding type I DNA topoisomerase yields the protein MPKDLIIVESPAKVKTISKFLGKDYIVDASVGHVRDLPTRDLGVDEENNFAPHYEIIQGKEDVVKRLRASAKKADTVYLAPDPDREGEAIAWHVAELLKPVNDNIRRIQFNEITSRAVKDALEHAQELNENLFDSQQARRILDRLVGYKISPILWKNVKRGISAGRVQSVALKILVEREKERRAFKADEYWPFKVFLEGENPPPFWMDLHKLEGKAVKPGVNHVSNADQAETLQEQLEKGEFLVDSVQEKQRKRQPLPPYITSTLQQDANRRMGYSAKRTMSIAQRLYEGVELGARGTTALITYMRTDSVRIAQEAQEATKELIIEQFGADYYPPKTRNFKTKGGAQDAHEAIRPVDVTITPESVKSYLPSEQYKLYRLVWQRFVASQMAAATFWDTTVLVSAPQTVWRAKGERLLFAGFLAAMDKAKTDEDVELPKLHEGETLKLNELKKEQKFTQPPARYSEASLVKTLEELGIGRPSTYAAIISTLLEREYAKLEEKRFVPTELGFTVSDQLSEHFQALMDVSFTAQMESLLDDVADGKKNWEELLRNFGNDFYPTLEKARTEMGRSQQVTDVVCENCGKPMAIKFGKTGEFLGCTGFPACRTIKNFTRDEEGNIQVVEREKPEDTGVTCEKCGRPMAIKQSRRGEFLGCTGYPDCKSIVNFTRDEDGNIKVVESEKPEVVGVCPDCGGELLLKKARTGSRFIACSNYPDCTYAAPFSTGVPCPREGCSGELVEKSSRRGKIFYSCSEYPKCDYAVWNWPINEPCPKCDHPILVRKSSKDKGEHIACPKKGCDYTRPIDE
- a CDS encoding DUF1007 family protein encodes the protein MFASSPFRRIIPAVLAAVLLLPALAFAHPHAFVAADVTFVFDEEGLAGIHQRWDMDEMLTASILDLIQKYDGGPLTPAEAKAVESESFKLIKEYDYFTHIRIDGKPFRAQWATDFRVELNDRKMVWHFTIPCHVKAADRNREIVVGVFDESFYTFVTYASENGPTIDPTADPLYLNADAPASPDDFQRFSSHVKLGSFSGKIRTDGPTDLFELNTDVRTMPSMAYYYEQIVPEALIVNFRRP
- a CDS encoding 16S rRNA (guanine(527)-N(7))-methyltransferase RsmG, coding for MPDTRPTPEAVLAAARKLGRSVTTAQAEQLAAYLDQLIKWNRKMNLVGPSDWQTVFDRLVVDSLFLADFTAGLRLPERPLCLDFGAGAGLPGIPLRVLWQEGEYWLVEVREKRATFMKSVLGRLKLPGTNVFAGRAEDALDRLSKSGHQATADLILSRAFMPWEKLLDFIRPMLRRDGERAGVAVILSNDPPPAETAIPEGWQLGDAASYPAAGGERFFWSFRVV
- a CDS encoding twin-arginine translocation signal domain-containing protein; translation: MSSEHLNRRDFLKIGALAGAAAAVSAVPVRAMAAPAVRTLEECMSMTPEAMADASGPVSASWRSILKAAAAIRNPAIRASVEQILNNPTPSVIKGMSGSNKKAIYKELSAKGLIEGVSEADFLPPAASADASPQPFRSAPGSGYQSHHAYPGGLCTHTGLNTRVSIALYDGYREVYDYMLDRDVVIAAQLLHDLHKPWVFQWDANGESRTERKLAGTGEHHTLGVAESIARRLPADVIVAQACAHNHPRTEKDEAQVVGWLTAASVIAGVDPVAYGLLAKGGKTLPMPRRQEGFVTHLGDHDWVLTVPACQWILPTMEKVAMRDYGISKSDLKAKPFNQFRNYVFSQATIMSLYETYAAKGEAELVRTIHSIVTPA
- a CDS encoding nickel/cobalt transporter; amino-acid sequence: MIRSPAFPVLLLGLVLACLMLACSVPVGMAKAGLAAPNPFTSSAGAQKHDTSESGLLSPLAPVMAKIATWQNTLRQGMSQSAESIRENPLGKAFWVFMALAFAYGVAHALGPGHGKVLAASYFLYRDAPPRQALIYAYLSMPLHVLSATVLVLGGKYLFKMSASRAVDDMGQILQNVSYGLLAIMGLCMLAGVLWNCRKPDREPAPRPTSSNSPKSLVGLALATGLVPCPGAALVLIFSIALGITPAGVAAMVAIALGMGLSLATVSLLTIKFRDTALALMQNSSPLLRTGQCILSLAGALIVFATGSLLLLGSLLDLA